In Argiope bruennichi chromosome 4, qqArgBrue1.1, whole genome shotgun sequence, a single window of DNA contains:
- the LOC129966785 gene encoding uncharacterized protein LOC129966785, translated as MLSVHQIYKENTEVTSNKNVKTNTNAKPKGLGLKNSTNICHNQKSNSGNVLDQTKNSNVFKKSDHKQGFKLSAKGEKTSILKNSEEWPETENMFIYNDSDDDYEDILPKSQRITKAEIDASFITCQIHRSVIIDDKLPTLTLENIKDFGKTRHFPIIESDLWYDDSPLELAPVPDISF; from the exons ATGCTGTCTGTTCATCAAATCTACAAAGAAAACACTGAGGTTACATCAAACAAAAATGTGAAGACAA ATACTAATGCTAAACCAAAAGGTCTTGGTCTGAAAAATTCTACTAATATTTGtcataatcaaaaatcaaattctgGCAATGTGTTggatcaaacaaaaaattcaaatgtctTTAAGAAAAGTGACCATAAACAAGGATTTAAGCTATCTGCTAAAGGAGag aaaacttctattttgaaaaattctgaagaatGGCCAGAAACAGAgaacatgtttatttataatgattctgATG atgattatGAAGACATATTACCAAAATCTCAAAGAATTACAAAAGCTGAAATAGATGCTTCATTTATTACCTGTCAAATTCATCGAAGCGTTATTATTGATGATAAATTGCCTACTctaactttagaaaatataaaag attttgGTAAAACACGACACTTTCCAATTATTGAATCAGATTTGTGGTATGATGATTCTCCTCTTGAACTTGCTCCTGTACCTGATATctcattttaa